In Eulemur rufifrons isolate Redbay chromosome 15, OSU_ERuf_1, whole genome shotgun sequence, the genomic stretch CATGACAGGGATGACTTTAGAGGCCTTGGCCAGCACCTGGGTAGGGAAGCTGACAAACTTGAGAGCTTCATATTGGCACCAGCTGCTAAGCACGTTTGACAGGCTGGCAAAGGAGTACCGGTACATGGGTGCCCCGTGCCGGGGCTGCTTGCAGAGGATGCAGGAGAAGCCAGCCACAATCAGTGCCAGCACTCGGTTCATTAGCACCAGGAATTGTGAGTCTGTGAAGCGCTCACCCGGTGATGTGGCTGTGGCCCCATAACTGCGGGTCATCACTCTTTCTTGTAGCACACCCCAAGTCAGGTAGGacacctgggtgggggagggtggagacagaagacaataagcaagagACAGAAATAGATCTCACCCTCTTCCTCAGGATGATGTCTAAATGCCTTAAAGGACAGCATACATTTTTTGGTTCCTCTGTagttcctctcccctccccagtgtGGATCCACCTTGTAGGGAATCAAGCCTGggtgaaaaaataacaaatgctttgAGACTGCCCAGATCTTGTCTGTCGCCACAGTATGGGTATGTTACAGCTGACTCCATCCAAGGTATTTGTGGTCAGCATGTTAGCACCCCTCTCACATGCAGTACTGGGAGAAGGCTGAATGGCTCCCCCAAACTCTTATCAGTGGGCTTACAGTACATGGGACACAAAAGTGCAGGGGGGAAGTATAATGGCACAGTAGAAATCACAGAAAAGAGGGCAAGAGAAGGCCCCTCTTCTGCACTAGACATCATGAAATAATAGCATACAGTTAACTTTCGGTACCAGTGTTGGAgagcagaagaggaggaaagaaaagacagcatTTCCCCCAAACACCTCCAAGATGGTGCAGTGTGCCCGAGAGGAGGACACAACACACCAACCCGCAAACCTCTGGGACTGCTATGATGGAAACTTCGGTTTCACAAAGTCCCTTGCCCACCAGGACCTGACCCAGGAAGAGAAGCAGAACCTGCCTACCTACCTGGAGCCCCATGGCACAGAAGAGCAGCTTTAGGGCCTGCCACAGCGGGGTGGTCTCTGATGTTTCTGTCCGAGGAGCCAGAGGAACCTCCTCAGAGGCCTTGGACTCACTGCCAAACACACAGGCTTTCACCAGGGGAAAGCAGAGACCCCTGCCTGAAGAAGACACACAAAGTCAAGCCCAAAATCTTCTCTATAGCACCTCATCTCCCCCAGAGCAACCAGCCTACCCTGTTGCCCAGCCTactggcctccctccctccctttccaagTTATATCCCATTTGGACTTGCAACCGCAATCTCGACCTAGTCCACATCCCCGCCCTCTCTTCACACACCTGTCTCCAGGTAGTTCTTCCGCCTAAAGTATTGCACCAGGAAGTAGCCAGGTACCATAAAGCTGGCATAGCCAGCAGCATTCACCAAAAACCGGAAAAACCATAGCTGGGTCCATGACTCCggaggggcttcaggagtctccCCGCCTGCACCCAAGGCGGGGAGCGCAGCCAACACCACCACTGCCCACCACCTGCAGGGACAGCGGACATAAGGATCAAGGGGCAGTTCCTCATCTCCTCGGCCCTCCAGAAGGGACCACACTGGAGAAGGGCCCaggctcctccccgcccccctccgCTGCAGCCTAGCCCGGACAAAGAgcgcctctctctctctcggggAAGCCGGCGTTGGCCAGGCAGGGCTTCCTCCTTCCCCGGGGCCGGACCCGCCCCTCGGGCCACACAGGTCCCCTCTGTTCCCTCCAGCACTTGCCGGCAGCTCAGGCCAGACGCagcgccccctccccccgcaccGCCCTCCACGTTCCCGGAGGGCCAGGGTCCCTAGCCCCTCCGCCGGACACTGCCGAAGCCCTCCAAGGAGCACGAGACCACGCCGCGGCCCCCATCCCCGCCGGCTCCAGGCAGGGTTATTCCGGCCGACAGCCCGCAGCCTGGACCCCACCCGGCCCCCCAAGCCGAGGCCAGGCAGTCACGTGGTCCGGGGGCTCGGTCACGTGGGCTCGCCGCTGCCCTAGCCCCCCACCTGGCGTCCATGGTCCAGGCCGCGTGGGGCGGAGGGGGGCCGGGGAATGCGAGTCCCCGGGCCGCGCGCGCCCTCCgctcccgccgccgcctccgGGAGCAGCCAGTGAGCAAGCAGCTAGCGGAAGTGCCGCGCTCTTCCCGCCTCCCTCCCCGCGGCCGCCCCTCCGTCCCCTGCTGCGACCACGCAGCGCCCCGGACCGTCGCCGGGCCACAGCGCCCCCGCGCGGCCCGGAGGCAGACGCGGCCAGGTTCGGGGAGCTGGGCTGCTCCTGGAGCGGAGAGTGAAGAGCCCCCAACCCTGGAGGGGCGCCAGCCCCGTGCGTCCCTTCTGCTTCGTCATCGCCCTTGACCGTCATGGGCGTCCCGAGGGTGACCATTGCCATCTTACGGACGGGACATGAGGCTGTGTCCCAAACACTTCCCCTTTATGTTAGTTTTCCTGTGTCTGACAGGGTATGTCCCCTTCCTTTCTCAGCTGGGCCAACAATTCTGTCCCCCAACTCCCCGTGACCTTCGAGGCTCTGCATGGCCTGGCTCGTCTTCCTTGCTCACTCACCCACCCCCTTTAGAGGCCCACTGGCCTCTCAGTTCCTCTAATGCACGAAAGGCCTTCCCCCAAATGCTCTGTCCCCATCCCTTACTCATCCTTATGGCCCAGCTGAGATGACACTCCTCATACAGGGGTCCCTGGACCACCCGAAGTATGGGCCTCCACCCACTCCATTGTTCTCCTTCCCACTATTCTTTCCCTTCACAGCACCACAGCAACttgtaattacatatttatttggaTGTTTATGATTTTAATGGCCATCTATCTCACTCACTAGACTAGAAGCTCCAAGTGGCCAGTGACTCTGTTGGTTTATTCCCCCACATTCTTCATGCCAGGATAGGCCTGACCTAGCAGGGCCCTCAAAGGTGTGGAATggaaggaaaaatgtaaaaagtcaCAGCTCCCTTGTGCCCAAACTCCCTAGGCTACCCTTCTCCCCAGCTCTTCCAGATGGCAGCCTCCAGGGCAGGGATGAGGCCTCCAGGGCctgtcttctccttcctcctcctctccctccattGCACAGAAAAGGCAAGGGTCTGCGCTGGACACAGTTTCTGACCTGAGGACTATTTAGCCCCTTCCCCACACGAAGTCCCTACTGGACTCGGGGacaatttccttctctctgtctctaccACAAGGTCACAGGGCAGCCCTGTCTAAAAATCCCCAACGCACACAGATGTGCATGCACGCAAAACAATTTTAGAAGGGAAAATCTTTTCAAGTCTCTGTCATTTTAGTGTCATGTTACTGAGTCTTCCCCTCTCCAAAGGCTTAGTTCAGAGCCTTCTGTGTGAAGTCTTTAAACAACAGTGTTTTAGAGTCCTCAGCAGGAGTAAGATGGGACCCCTCAGGGCCCTGCTTGCTCCTATTTCAGTCTCTTTTCAGAGAGTCCACTGGTTTTCCATTGGTGGGCAGTTTCAGGCTGACCCAACACAGGTAGAAACAAGAACCCCTGCCACATTCAAGAGAGGCAAACAGGCTTCACCCAGGGCATGCGGGGCTTTGGGTGTCTTCCAAGAATCTCCATCCACCTGGGAAGCTCTTCCTTCCAGACTGGCTCTCTTTCACTTGGAATTCCTCCTCTCAGCTCAGGACTGTACTGGCCCCAGGCTGTGGCCTCAGCAGTCCCTAGGACACCAGTAGGGCACATCGCCTGGATCCAAACTGCAGCAGTTATGATCCCAGCTTCCAGATGGTAAGAGGTGGAGCCGCCAGGGCCCCAGACCCCGCCCTGGCTTCAGTTGGCACACATCAGTGGCTTCCCGGAGATCTTCAGGTCATCAAAGGGCAAAAGAACAAGGGACTGAGAAGGAGAATGGAGAGAGGCAAGATCAGTGGCCATAGGAAAA encodes the following:
- the SLC35B2 gene encoding adenosine 3'-phospho 5'-phosphosulfate transporter 1 isoform X1; protein product: MDARWWAVVVLAALPALGAGGETPEAPPESWTQLWFFRFLVNAAGYASFMVPGYFLVQYFRRKNYLETGRGLCFPLVKACVFGSESKASEEVPLAPRTETSETTPLWQALKLLFCAMGLQVSYLTWGVLQERVMTRSYGATATSPGERFTDSQFLVLMNRVLALIVAGFSCILCKQPRHGAPMYRYSFASLSNVLSSWCQYEALKFVSFPTQVLAKASKVIPVMLMGKLVSRRSYEHWEYLTAGLISIGVSMFLLSSGPEPRSSPATTLSGLILLAGYIAFDSFTSNWQDALFAYKMSSVQMMFGVNFFSCLFTVGSLLEQGALLEGTRFMGRHSEFAAHALLLSVCSACGQLFIFYTIGQFGAAIFTIIMTLRQAFAILLSCLLYGHTITVVGGMGVAVVFAALLLRVYARGRLKQRGKKSVPVESPVQKV